A single genomic interval of Zingiber officinale cultivar Zhangliang chromosome 4A, Zo_v1.1, whole genome shotgun sequence harbors:
- the LOC121971667 gene encoding protein NUCLEAR FUSION DEFECTIVE 4-like yields MGRAQGNLASLLNNRWLVFVAAMWVQAVAGIGYLFGSLSPVIKSALGYNQRQIAGLGVAKDLGDSIGFLAGTLCEVLPLWAALLVGALQNFVGYGWVWLIVTGRAPPLPLWAMCVLIFVGTNGETYFNTAALVSCVQNFPKSRGPIVGILKGFAGLSGAILTQIFAMVHSPDHAALIFMVAVGPSMVVIALVFIVRPVSGHRQAHSSDASSFLFVYTICMVLAAYLLGVMLLEDFLDLSHTIIVLLTAILFFLLLLPIAIPLWLTFQIDAVSPAEEFLLPAVPKTETTSKAGEQAEAILSELEDEKPKEVDLLPPSERRRRIAHLQARLFQAAAEGAVRVKKRRGPHRGEDFTLSQALIKADFWLMFISLLLGSGSGLTVIDNLGQMSESLGYQDTHIFVSMISIWNFLGRVGGGYLSEIIVRDYAFPRPAAMAVSQVIMAIGHLFFAMAWPGTMHVGTLLIGLGYGAHWAIVPAAASELFGLKNFGALYNFLTVANPAGSLIFSGLIASSIYDSEAEKQAGGGRLHNPDEALKCRGAVCFFLSSLIMSGLCVIAVVLSLVLVYRTIVVYRNLYGRALV; encoded by the exons ATGGGCAGGGCTCAAGGAAACCTGGCGTCGTTGTTGAACAACCGATGGCTAGTCTTCGTGGCGGCGATGTGGGTGCAGGCCGTCGCCGGCATCGGATACCTCTTCGGCAGCCTCTCTCCGGTGATCAAGAGCGCCCTCGGCTACAACCAGCGCCAGATCGCCGGCCTCGGCGTCGCCAAGGACCTCGGCGACAGCATCGGCTTCCTCGCCGGCACTCTCTGCGAGGTCCTCCCCCTTTGGGCCGCCCTCCTCGTCGGCGCCCTCCAGAACTTCGTCGGATACGGCTGGGTCTGGCTCATCGTCACCGGCCGAGCGCCGCCGTTGCCTCTCTGGGCG ATGTGCGTTCTCATCTTCGTGGGCACCAATGGCGAAACCTACTTCAACACCGCCGCTCTGGTTTCCTGCGTGCAAAACTTCCCCAAAAGCAGGGGCCCGATCGTGGGCATCCTCAAGGGCTTCGCCGGCCTCAGCGGCGCCATCTTGACCCAAATCTTCGCCATGGTCCACTCCCCCGACCACGCCGCTCTCATCTTCATGGTGGCAGTCGGACCCTCCATGGTGGTCATTGCCCTGGTCTTCATCGTCCGCCCCGTCTCCGGCCACCGCCAAGCTCACTCCTCCGATGCCTCCAGCTTCCTCTTCGTCTACACCATCTGCATGGTTCTCGCAGCCTACCTGCTCGGCGTAATGCTCCTGGAAGACTTCCTCGACCTCAGCCACACCATCATCGTCTTGCTCACCGCAATTCTGTTCTTCCTATTACTCCTCCCGATCGCCATACCTCTGTGGCTCACCTTCCAAATCGATGCCGTTTCCCCCGCGGAAGAGTTTCTGCTCCCCGCAGTTCCTAAGACGGAGACGACGAGCAAAGCCGGGGAGCAGGCCGAGGCCATCCTGAGCGAGCTcgaggacgagaagccgaaggagGTGGACTTGCTTCCGCCGTCGGAGAGGCGGAGGAGGATTGCTCATTTGCAGGCCAGGCTGTTTCAGGCCGCCGCCGAGGGGGCCGTCAGGGTGAAGAAGAGGAGAGGCCCTCACAGAGGAGAGGACTTCACCTTGTCTCAGGCACTGATCAAAGCAGATTTCTGGCTCATGTTCATCTCTCTGCTGCTCGGCTCAGGATCTGGATTGACGGTGATCGACAATCTCGGACAGATGAGCGAATCTCTAGGCTATCAAGACACTCACATCTTCGTGTCCATGATCAGCATCTGGAACTTCCTCGGCAGAGTAGGAGGCGGCTATTTGTCGGAGATAATCGTCAGGGACTACGCATTTCCAAGGCCGGCGGCCATGGCCGTGTCCCAGGTGATAATGGCGATCGGGCACTTGTTCTTCGCCATGGCCTGGCCTGGCACGATGCACGTCGGAACCTTGCTCATCGGCCTCGGGTATGGAGCTCACTGGGCCATTGTTCCAGCCGCTGCCTCTGAGCTTTTCGGATTGAAGAACTTCGGAGCACTGTACAATTTTCTGACAGTGGCGAACCCTGCCGGCTCTCTGATCTTCTCCGGCCTCATTGCGAGCTCCATTTATGATTCAGAAGCAGAGAAACAAGCTGGTGGCGGGCGGCTGCACAACCCTGATGAAGCATTGAAATGCAGAGGAGCCGTATGTTTCTTCTTGAGCTCGTTGATTATGTCAGGGCTTTGCGTGATCGCGGTCGTCTTGAGCTTGGTGCTCGTTTACAGGACGATCGTCGTGTATCGCAATCTTTATGGACGGGCTCTGGTTTGA
- the LOC121973787 gene encoding HVA22-like protein e has product MGQLSTLLAHLHSLAGPAITLIYPLYASIQAMESPEKLDDEQWLAYWILYSFFTLMEMAAESILYWIPIWYEIKLVLVAWLVLPQFRGAAFVYEKFVREKLREFGGSATNPNSSSPKDKASRDKKIKNKFLSFVTSKKAEHEAYCKQQWNNSFLPFFSLLLY; this is encoded by the exons ATGGGTCAGCTGTCGACTCTTCTCGCTCACCTCCACAGCTTGGCTGG GCCAGCCATTACACTGATCTATCCCTT GTATGCATCGATTCAAGCCATGGAGAGCCCGGAGAAGCTTGACGACGAGCAGTGGCTGGCTTACTGGATCCTCTACTCCTTCTTCACCCTCATGGAAATGGCAGCCGAGTCCATCTTGTACTG GATACCGATCTGGTATGAGATAAAGCTGGTGTTGGTGGCTTGGTTGGTGCTGCCGCAGTTCAGGGGAGCTGCCTTTGTGTATGAGAAATTTGTGAGGGAGAAACTGAGGGAGTTTGGAGGATCAGCAACAAACCCTAATTCTTCCTCTCCCAAGGACAAGGCCTCCAGAGACAAGAAGATCAAGAACAAGTTCCTCTCGTTTGTTACCTCGAAGAAG GCGGAGCATGAGGCATACTGCAAGCAACAGTGGAATAAttcctttcttccttttttttccttattgTTGTATTGA